In one window of Ictidomys tridecemlineatus isolate mIctTri1 unplaced genomic scaffold, mIctTri1.hap1 Scaffold_46, whole genome shotgun sequence DNA:
- the LOC144373698 gene encoding SH3 domain-containing kinase-binding protein 1-like, with product MAAGGGRPASLSSVASSPLSSSLGTAGHRANSPSLFSTEGKPKMEPVASSQVAVEELRTQVCELRSIIETMKDQQKREIKQLLSELDEEKKIRLRLQMEVNDIKKALQSK from the exons ATGGCAGCAGGCGGTGGCAGACCAGCCTCTCTGTCCTCGGTGGCATCCTCCCCACTGTCATCCTCTTTGGGAACAGCTGGACACAGAGCCAACTCCCCATCTCTGTTCAGCACAGAAGGAAAACCAAAGATGGAGCCTGTAGCCAGCAGCCAGGTGGCTGTGGAGGAGCTAAGGACACAGGTCTGCGAGCTAAGGAGCATCATTGAGACCATGAAGGACCAGCAGAA ACGAGAGATTAAGCAGTTACTGTCAGAGTTggatgaagagaagaaaatccGGCTTCGGTTGCAG aTGGAAGTGAATGACATAAAGAAAGCTCTTCAATCAAAATGA